The following coding sequences lie in one Tichowtungia aerotolerans genomic window:
- a CDS encoding sialate O-acetylesterase: MKKRMGLLCLIIGSATCFAELNIADVFSDHMVLQREKPVPVWGRADAGTLVTVEFAGQKKTAVTDSSNHWKVLLDPMAASSEPRVLQVSDSEFQVSLSDVLVGEVWLCSGQSNMGFPLSKAMNAEAEIRAADYPEIRLLKVEQRLDCVPRDYCEIWGGGWMHCSPEVAERFTAVGYFFGRELHKQLGIPIGLIQSAWGGSRIEAWTDWSRMKNDPVAGHLLPLWEDMIAGIPDYHQNFASYAEAFDARARELAKQKKDWEAAKREAIKNRKRFKEPMPKADPLLTPGNKHTPASIYNAMIVPLAPYALRGAIWYQGESNSSRPITYRAQLPLMIQNWRDLWGDQKMPFYVVQLANLGPQQQNPVESSAGFADLRDAQQFTVQNDPHMALATAVDIGESGDIHPKNKQEVGRRLALPALNRIYGKSYEDSGPVFESLKQDGNSLWLTFSHAGGMHAKGGDELKGFAIRSESGQWVWAKARIEGDRIELSADGVVAPVAARYSWARNPIGNLMNSAGLPAIPFRTDSQLSAQELQDQDRINEYKRSQK; this comes from the coding sequence ATGAAAAAACGAATGGGACTTCTTTGCCTGATAATTGGTTCGGCAACCTGCTTTGCCGAACTTAACATCGCTGATGTATTTAGCGATCACATGGTGTTGCAGCGCGAAAAACCGGTTCCGGTCTGGGGCCGGGCTGATGCAGGAACTCTCGTAACCGTCGAGTTTGCAGGGCAGAAAAAAACAGCGGTTACCGATTCTTCCAACCATTGGAAAGTTCTGCTTGACCCAATGGCGGCATCTTCAGAGCCAAGGGTTCTTCAGGTTTCGGATTCCGAGTTTCAAGTTTCCCTTTCCGACGTCCTCGTCGGAGAGGTTTGGCTCTGTTCCGGTCAGAGCAATATGGGCTTCCCGCTCTCCAAAGCGATGAACGCCGAAGCGGAAATCCGGGCGGCAGACTATCCGGAAATCCGGCTGTTGAAGGTGGAGCAGCGACTCGACTGTGTTCCGCGGGATTATTGTGAAATATGGGGCGGCGGCTGGATGCACTGTTCTCCGGAGGTGGCAGAACGCTTTACCGCCGTGGGGTATTTTTTCGGTCGCGAGTTGCATAAACAGCTCGGCATTCCGATCGGACTGATTCAATCGGCGTGGGGTGGCTCCCGCATCGAAGCTTGGACAGACTGGAGCAGGATGAAAAATGATCCGGTGGCCGGTCACCTGCTTCCGCTCTGGGAGGATATGATTGCCGGCATTCCCGACTATCATCAAAACTTTGCGTCCTATGCAGAAGCATTCGATGCCCGTGCGCGTGAACTGGCAAAGCAGAAGAAAGATTGGGAGGCCGCCAAACGGGAGGCAATTAAAAACCGCAAGCGGTTCAAAGAGCCGATGCCGAAAGCCGATCCATTGCTGACTCCCGGTAACAAGCACACGCCAGCCTCGATTTATAACGCCATGATTGTGCCGTTGGCTCCCTATGCACTGCGCGGAGCAATCTGGTATCAGGGGGAGTCGAACTCTTCGCGGCCGATTACCTACCGTGCCCAGCTTCCGCTCATGATTCAAAACTGGCGCGACCTGTGGGGCGATCAGAAGATGCCGTTTTATGTGGTTCAGCTGGCCAATCTCGGACCGCAGCAGCAGAATCCGGTCGAATCCTCCGCCGGCTTTGCCGACTTGAGAGATGCTCAGCAATTTACAGTTCAGAACGATCCGCACATGGCACTTGCAACCGCTGTAGATATCGGCGAATCGGGAGACATTCACCCGAAAAACAAACAGGAGGTCGGCCGGCGCCTTGCTCTACCGGCACTGAACCGAATCTATGGGAAATCCTACGAAGACAGCGGCCCCGTATTCGAGTCGTTGAAACAGGACGGAAATTCCTTGTGGCTGACATTTTCACACGCCGGTGGCATGCACGCCAAAGGCGGCGACGAACTTAAAGGATTTGCCATCCGCTCCGAAAGCGGCCAATGGGTCTGGGCGAAGGCGCGGATTGAGGGAGACCGGATTGAGCTTTCCGCCGACGGCGTGGTCGCACCGGTGGCCGCCCGCTACAGCTGGGCCCGCAACCCGATTGGTAATTTAATGAACAGCGCAGGACTGCCCGCCATCCCGTTCAGAACCGATTCACAGCTCTCTGCGCAGGAATTGCAGGATCAGGATAGAATCAACGAATACAAAAGGAGTCAAAAATGA
- a CDS encoding sulfatase produces MNQLKKIAASLIGTVVSCSAFAATRPPEPEQPNILFVLIDDLGWTDAGCLGSDFYETPNMDRLFSQGMSFSSAYMAAPICSPSRACINLGRYPARYDYNAVREAVLKRAKRNTKLIGPLPDDSVPSDGLTLPRLMQQAGYDTVSVGKWHVGGPEKTKPLEFGYQQHLWRPVGKDPDDMKNIDWITDAAIGWLEKRTDADKPFFMYLAHYAIHHDYYAEDSLVQKYEEMLAPGMKHNYPLYAANLEHLDNGIGRLMDALEHMGLDENTVVIFASDNGGRTAKIDYQQATSNEPLKQGKHTLYEGGVRVPLLVRWPGVVEAGSTCSLPIHGVDFMPTLGHIAGLNPDAIEGMDGASFMPALFGKEPAMDRVHDGLYWYYPNYIIELSPGPKTYTMIIRPWGAVRIGDWKLVWFFEDENLAELYNVAEDLGEHTNLAFKHPEKVAELKEKLFAWLADTGAALPMPNPDYDPTRPDALLQVSQDTR; encoded by the coding sequence ATGAATCAGCTTAAAAAAATTGCCGCCAGCCTGATCGGAACAGTCGTTTCTTGTTCCGCATTCGCAGCAACCCGTCCGCCGGAACCGGAACAGCCGAATATCCTGTTTGTTCTGATTGACGATCTGGGCTGGACGGATGCCGGATGTCTCGGCAGCGATTTTTATGAAACCCCGAATATGGACCGGCTGTTCAGTCAGGGCATGTCGTTTTCCAGCGCGTATATGGCGGCTCCGATCTGCTCGCCCTCGCGCGCCTGCATCAACCTTGGCCGGTACCCCGCCCGCTACGACTACAATGCTGTTCGTGAAGCCGTCCTTAAGCGCGCCAAACGCAATACAAAACTGATCGGTCCGCTGCCCGACGACAGCGTTCCGTCCGACGGTCTTACGCTTCCTCGCCTCATGCAACAGGCCGGCTACGACACCGTCTCCGTCGGCAAATGGCACGTCGGCGGCCCTGAAAAAACCAAGCCGCTCGAATTCGGCTACCAGCAGCACCTCTGGCGACCGGTCGGCAAGGATCCCGACGACATGAAAAACATCGATTGGATCACCGACGCCGCCATCGGCTGGCTCGAAAAGCGCACGGATGCCGACAAGCCGTTTTTTATGTATCTGGCGCACTACGCCATTCATCACGATTACTACGCCGAAGATTCCCTCGTTCAGAAATATGAAGAAATGCTGGCCCCCGGTATGAAACACAACTATCCGCTCTACGCCGCCAACCTGGAGCACCTCGATAATGGCATCGGTCGTCTCATGGACGCACTCGAACACATGGGGCTCGATGAAAATACCGTTGTGATTTTTGCCTCAGACAACGGCGGGCGAACCGCCAAAATCGATTATCAACAGGCCACCTCCAATGAGCCGCTCAAGCAGGGCAAGCATACGCTTTATGAAGGCGGTGTCCGCGTGCCGCTGCTGGTTCGCTGGCCCGGCGTCGTCGAAGCCGGCTCAACGTGCAGTCTGCCGATCCACGGTGTCGACTTTATGCCGACGCTGGGGCACATCGCCGGCCTGAATCCGGACGCCATCGAGGGCATGGACGGTGCCAGCTTCATGCCCGCGCTCTTCGGAAAGGAACCGGCCATGGATCGCGTGCATGACGGGCTCTACTGGTACTATCCCAACTACATCATTGAGCTTTCCCCCGGCCCCAAGACCTACACGATGATCATCCGTCCGTGGGGGGCTGTCCGCATCGGTGACTGGAAGCTCGTCTGGTTCTTTGAGGATGAAAACCTCGCCGAACTTTACAACGTGGCTGAAGACCTCGGTGAGCACACTAACCTCGCCTTCAAGCATCCTGAAAAAGTCGCCGAACTCAAAGAGAAGCTCTTCGCATGGCTCGCCGACACCGGTGCTGCGCTCCCCATGCCCAACCCCGACTACGACCCAACGAGACCCGATGCCCTTCTACAGGTGTCACAAGACACTCGATAA
- a CDS encoding helix-turn-helix transcriptional regulator: protein MASNLDDRFWQLHALAKDGDENALADLWSEYQFAYGADEAPVTDERLIHAVPKATQEAKEKALPILEGRPEDPALLLMGQAAELLNVSRPTLWRMLKAGRLPKVEIYPGAFRIRRSDIMALITGESQC, encoded by the coding sequence ATGGCATCAAATTTAGACGACCGGTTCTGGCAATTACATGCCCTTGCAAAAGATGGTGATGAAAATGCTCTGGCCGATTTGTGGAGCGAATATCAATTTGCTTATGGGGCCGATGAAGCCCCTGTCACCGACGAACGCCTCATCCATGCCGTGCCCAAGGCCACGCAGGAGGCAAAGGAAAAGGCGCTCCCAATTCTTGAAGGCCGCCCCGAAGATCCGGCGTTACTTTTGATGGGCCAAGCTGCCGAGCTGCTCAATGTAAGTCGTCCGACACTTTGGAGAATGCTTAAAGCCGGTCGCCTTCCCAAAGTCGAGATCTATCCCGGGGCCTTCCGCATCCGCCGTTCCGACATCATGGCTCTTATCACCGGAGAGTCCCAATGTTAA
- a CDS encoding ERCC4 domain-containing protein, protein MLIRVDTREQAPLEFERCATVRGTIGTFDYSLDGDQEHFAIERKSLPDLIQSLAIQKNWIRELKKIRRARAAGFPRLFYVVEANREDIEYFDSSIFTRGRIGPAFIFHQLSILEFEKDVHIIFSGDSLGAARDIYRLLKRRSEDLKAQEGE, encoded by the coding sequence ATGTTAATCCGGGTAGACACAAGAGAGCAGGCTCCGCTGGAGTTTGAACGGTGTGCGACCGTGCGCGGCACAATCGGCACGTTCGACTATTCGCTGGACGGCGATCAGGAGCATTTTGCCATCGAACGCAAGTCGCTGCCCGATCTCATTCAATCACTCGCCATTCAGAAAAACTGGATTCGTGAGCTGAAGAAAATCCGCCGAGCCCGCGCCGCCGGGTTCCCGCGTCTATTCTATGTGGTCGAGGCCAACCGCGAAGACATCGAATATTTCGATTCCTCGATCTTCACCCGTGGACGCATTGGTCCGGCATTCATCTTTCACCAGCTCTCAATTCTAGAGTTTGAAAAAGACGTACACATCATTTTTTCCGGCGATTCCCTGGGCGCTGCCCGTGACATCTACCGCCTTCTCAAGCGCCGTTCTGAAGACCTCAAAGCGCAGGAGGGCGAATGA
- a CDS encoding DUF2800 domain-containing protein: MTNSIHAKHGPSSLKNKEICPHWQNRPGSSEAADEGTKMHEAAETGRLDNLNPEQIAQVRECLDAVDELQSEIPGAIRYSELQVDVCGLTFGTADVVLIGTNTATVIDYKMGRVPVDDAETNLQGWAYALGVFDLFGVDSVKVVFLQPRCDLRTEHTFTRSADYARMRDRVAAVIEKAEDPQSPHNPHPDNCQYCGGKALCPALTAKAMMVVEKLPERLDLPAVMDPQAIAEPDQMALALRLAPVLIEWVEAVKAHALEMVRNGQEIPGYQLKHRSGRRVIKQLESVWDIVHAEFELPLEQFLPACSISVTSLENAVKSIQQRGQRAKAVRKLNQLLTAEGLCTTDPDVTYLSKER; encoded by the coding sequence ATGACGAATTCAATTCACGCCAAACACGGACCCTCATCCTTGAAGAACAAGGAAATCTGTCCGCACTGGCAGAACAGGCCCGGTTCATCCGAGGCGGCTGACGAAGGAACCAAAATGCACGAGGCGGCCGAAACCGGCCGTCTCGACAATCTCAACCCTGAGCAGATTGCCCAGGTGCGGGAATGTCTCGATGCAGTCGATGAGCTGCAATCGGAAATTCCCGGAGCAATCCGCTATTCCGAACTGCAGGTGGATGTGTGCGGCCTGACCTTCGGTACCGCCGACGTGGTGCTGATCGGCACCAACACCGCGACGGTGATCGACTACAAAATGGGACGTGTCCCGGTCGATGATGCAGAAACCAACCTACAGGGCTGGGCATACGCCCTTGGGGTGTTCGATCTGTTCGGTGTCGATTCGGTCAAGGTGGTCTTTCTGCAGCCGCGTTGCGATCTGCGGACGGAACACACCTTTACCCGATCCGCCGACTACGCCCGGATGCGCGACCGCGTCGCCGCCGTGATCGAAAAAGCAGAAGACCCGCAAAGTCCGCACAACCCGCATCCCGACAACTGTCAGTATTGCGGGGGTAAAGCGCTTTGCCCGGCACTGACAGCCAAAGCCATGATGGTGGTCGAAAAGCTGCCGGAGCGGCTTGATCTCCCGGCGGTAATGGACCCTCAGGCGATTGCGGAACCCGACCAGATGGCACTGGCACTGCGTCTTGCTCCCGTTCTGATCGAATGGGTCGAGGCAGTCAAAGCGCATGCGCTGGAGATGGTGCGCAACGGGCAGGAAATCCCCGGCTACCAGCTCAAACACCGCAGCGGACGGCGCGTAATCAAGCAGCTCGAATCGGTTTGGGACATTGTTCATGCGGAATTTGAGCTTCCGCTGGAGCAGTTCCTTCCCGCCTGTTCGATCTCGGTTACTTCACTCGAAAACGCGGTGAAATCGATTCAGCAGCGCGGGCAGAGAGCCAAGGCCGTTCGGAAGCTGAACCAGCTTTTAACAGCCGAAGGACTCTGCACCACCGATCCCGACGTCACCTATCTCAGCAAGGAGAGGTAA
- a CDS encoding DNA polymerase, with translation MPTFAIDFETYYDRAYSLKKMDAWSYVHHPKFDCYLMSVYGTVPQASSLPCPDFQSSNIQQSTSHTLFRWVGHPKDFQCWEKLEGALLLAHNAAFDSLVFRRLQELGVIPDWVGQAVPSEPSPHQSTNPIFHQSSRDLRWRCTASMAVYLQAPRSLKGACKQLLGIEVDKTQRSKACGQTTGDLFEADAMTDYALEDARLCFLLWEKHHHLWPEDEQELATLTFEWGQTGIHVDFQTLEKCIQTLEQQRFDAVQLLPWVDDFTEDTPLSHRQLALECRKAGIPAPASLAMDSPLCEAWENKYGEEYPWVNAMRIFRRTNMLLSRFYAIRNRLVVSGGATPPGEPSSVAAGVDRGISPKAQSLKPMVFPYSLKYFGAVPGRWSGDSGFNVQNMPRGELFGANLRKCFQPSDGNIFIIADLCQIEPRILAWLIDDAAFLDLVQSGVDIYEAHARSTMGYTDPEPLKEKDPAMRSLAKARVLGLGYGCGPKKFMTVAKNLGGIELSFAEAKQTVADFRSKNTRISRLWKWLDRDFKHSAGGDYSIELPSGRCLNYFDVQKTSRGYFTARTVRGGRERSLYGGLLCENLVQATARDLFAQHLLEIHRSGIGRIVFHVHDEVIVEVPKERAGETKEQILEIMRTTPDWLSGCPVDAEAGIFNHYTK, from the coding sequence ATGCCGACATTCGCCATTGATTTTGAAACCTACTACGACCGCGCTTACTCCCTGAAAAAAATGGATGCGTGGAGCTATGTCCATCATCCCAAGTTCGACTGCTATTTAATGAGCGTGTACGGAACCGTACCGCAGGCTTCTAGCCTGCCTTGTCCCGATTTCCAATCATCCAACATCCAACAATCCACATCACACACTCTCTTCCGCTGGGTCGGCCATCCGAAAGATTTCCAATGCTGGGAAAAACTGGAAGGTGCATTGCTGCTGGCCCACAACGCAGCCTTTGACTCGCTGGTTTTCCGCCGCCTGCAAGAACTCGGCGTCATTCCCGATTGGGTAGGGCAAGCTGTCCCCAGCGAGCCGTCTCCCCACCAATCCACCAATCCCATATTCCACCAATCCTCTCGCGACCTGCGCTGGAGGTGCACTGCCAGTATGGCTGTGTATCTCCAAGCGCCGAGGTCGCTCAAAGGGGCCTGCAAGCAGCTTCTCGGAATCGAAGTGGACAAGACCCAGCGGTCTAAAGCGTGCGGACAAACCACCGGCGATCTGTTTGAAGCCGATGCGATGACCGATTATGCGCTGGAAGATGCGCGACTCTGTTTTCTGCTTTGGGAAAAACACCATCACCTTTGGCCGGAGGATGAGCAGGAACTGGCAACTCTGACCTTTGAATGGGGGCAGACCGGTATCCATGTTGATTTCCAGACTCTGGAAAAATGTATCCAGACCTTGGAACAACAGCGCTTCGATGCGGTACAGCTTTTGCCGTGGGTTGATGATTTCACCGAGGACACTCCGTTATCACACCGCCAGCTTGCGCTCGAATGCCGAAAGGCGGGCATCCCGGCACCGGCATCTTTGGCTATGGATTCACCGCTTTGTGAAGCGTGGGAAAACAAATATGGCGAAGAATATCCCTGGGTGAATGCAATGCGGATTTTCCGCAGAACCAACATGCTGCTTTCCCGTTTTTACGCGATCCGCAACCGATTGGTTGTTTCAGGTGGGGCGACACCTCCGGGGGAGCCGTCTTCTGTAGCTGCGGGCGTTGACCGCGGAATCTCTCCTAAAGCCCAAAGCCTAAAGCCTATGGTCTTCCCGTATTCCCTCAAATATTTCGGTGCGGTGCCGGGAAGATGGTCAGGTGATTCAGGGTTCAATGTGCAGAATATGCCGAGGGGAGAACTGTTCGGTGCCAACCTTCGGAAATGTTTCCAACCTTCGGACGGCAACATTTTTATCATTGCGGATCTCTGCCAGATCGAACCCCGAATTTTGGCATGGTTGATTGATGATGCAGCGTTTCTCGATCTGGTTCAGAGTGGCGTGGATATTTACGAAGCCCATGCGCGTTCAACGATGGGATACACCGACCCGGAGCCCCTGAAAGAAAAAGACCCTGCTATGCGCTCACTGGCAAAGGCACGTGTGCTGGGGCTGGGATACGGATGCGGACCGAAAAAATTCATGACCGTGGCTAAGAATCTCGGCGGGATTGAACTTTCGTTTGCCGAAGCAAAACAAACCGTTGCCGACTTCCGATCCAAGAACACCAGAATTTCCAGACTCTGGAAATGGCTGGATCGGGATTTTAAGCACAGTGCCGGAGGGGACTATTCCATCGAACTGCCGTCCGGTCGGTGCCTCAATTATTTCGATGTTCAAAAAACATCACGCGGCTACTTCACGGCCAGAACCGTGCGCGGCGGACGGGAACGAAGCCTGTACGGCGGACTGCTCTGCGAAAATCTGGTTCAGGCCACCGCCCGGGATCTCTTCGCGCAACACCTTTTGGAAATACATCGTTCAGGCATTGGGAGAATCGTTTTCCATGTTCACGACGAAGTGATCGTGGAAGTGCCGAAAGAACGGGCAGGGGAAACAAAAGAGCAGATCCTCGAAATCATGCGCACCACGCCGGACTGGCTGTCCGGTTGTCCTGTCGATGCCGAAGCCGGAATTTTTAACCACTACACCAAATAA
- a CDS encoding primase-helicase family protein, translating into MLLSIKNLSSCHATECEPWNTTSQASQKTQWNKPDVEHCFYSGLEGLIAASRIDSKNNPAVFLHWLVADYDGQIDQHMRDTVLERCGDFKPQYICRTFSGGARLLWKLEQPFPLHKNDLTAKLLKQVRKKLKLSKLLVGLDTAAFEDPAKYYELGTDWVELSSDVIPAPFMMQWAIESTHNYAWKKLGPSIPMDLIAAEVEKQYPGQWQGEFEVGVRGVRFWDSSADNETAAVIRESGMQCFTGGQAFVPWSAILGGKFVRQFQAAQIGGSISEVYFDGRDYWVQLSNGQWQAKNKSDMALYLKVKRGLSTTVPRGSSFSEVDQALSRIQDDQAIACAAPLIHRPKGIVHLDGFRVLNISTISVFQPSEKTDIDPDTDFPWLHSYFCSLFDPDEQLDYFYAWLRRWYSSALAGKMLPGQASFFAGVPNTGKTLLSTLILSRTFGGHIDASSFLSGEDGFNSHLFNSAVWAVDDVVPLTDNKSHLKFSALIKKMAANRTFSVREKYRVDKLIEWNGRVVVTCNTDPESIRILPDVDLSTRDKINLFRVAERDTFTFPNDVADMIHAELPFFLRWLLDWSPPDHVLGDSRYGVQTYCEASLFEAARHSSSAYSFLEVLLKFFEGQVSDVWTGSATELLSAMLNDQDGLAGIAAKYTTRQVGRELSKLASQGYPLVLERQRTRRVWQINIKQLSEGVPDDQVPF; encoded by the coding sequence ATGCTTTTATCCATAAAAAATCTATCATCCTGTCATGCCACCGAGTGCGAGCCCTGGAATACAACGTCGCAGGCTTCGCAGAAAACCCAGTGGAACAAACCCGATGTGGAACACTGTTTTTATTCCGGTCTTGAAGGTCTGATTGCAGCATCACGGATTGACAGTAAAAATAATCCGGCGGTCTTCCTTCATTGGCTGGTTGCCGATTATGACGGACAGATCGATCAGCACATGCGCGATACGGTCTTGGAGCGTTGTGGTGATTTTAAACCCCAATACATCTGCCGCACCTTTTCAGGCGGAGCACGTCTTCTGTGGAAACTGGAACAGCCTTTCCCGCTGCACAAAAATGATCTGACGGCGAAGCTGTTGAAGCAGGTTCGAAAAAAACTGAAGCTCTCAAAACTACTGGTCGGTCTGGACACGGCGGCCTTTGAAGATCCGGCGAAATACTACGAGTTGGGTACTGATTGGGTTGAACTTTCGAGCGATGTAATCCCGGCTCCCTTCATGATGCAATGGGCGATTGAGTCCACCCATAACTACGCTTGGAAAAAACTCGGCCCTTCGATCCCGATGGACCTCATCGCGGCGGAGGTAGAAAAACAGTATCCGGGTCAGTGGCAGGGTGAATTTGAAGTCGGTGTGCGCGGTGTGCGGTTCTGGGATTCGTCCGCCGATAATGAGACGGCGGCGGTGATTCGTGAGTCGGGAATGCAATGTTTTACAGGTGGTCAGGCGTTTGTGCCGTGGTCGGCGATTCTTGGTGGAAAATTTGTACGTCAGTTCCAGGCGGCTCAGATCGGCGGGTCTATTTCCGAAGTCTATTTTGATGGTCGCGACTACTGGGTGCAGCTTTCCAACGGTCAGTGGCAGGCGAAAAATAAATCAGACATGGCTCTTTACCTGAAGGTGAAGCGCGGACTCAGTACAACGGTTCCGCGTGGTTCATCGTTCAGTGAAGTCGATCAGGCATTATCTCGGATTCAGGACGATCAGGCCATCGCCTGCGCGGCTCCTTTAATTCATCGGCCCAAGGGAATTGTCCATCTTGATGGGTTCCGGGTTTTGAATATTTCAACCATTTCTGTTTTCCAGCCTTCGGAAAAAACAGACATTGATCCCGACACTGATTTCCCTTGGTTGCATTCGTACTTCTGTTCTCTGTTTGATCCCGATGAGCAGCTTGATTATTTCTACGCATGGTTGCGGCGGTGGTACTCTTCTGCTCTTGCTGGAAAAATGCTTCCCGGTCAGGCGTCTTTCTTTGCCGGCGTTCCGAACACTGGAAAAACACTTCTCTCTACGCTGATTCTCTCCCGCACATTCGGCGGTCATATTGATGCTTCGTCGTTTCTGTCCGGTGAAGATGGTTTCAATTCCCACCTGTTTAACTCGGCAGTCTGGGCGGTCGATGATGTGGTGCCGTTGACCGATAACAAATCCCATCTCAAGTTTTCCGCCCTGATTAAAAAGATGGCGGCCAATCGCACCTTTTCCGTCCGGGAAAAATACCGTGTGGACAAGTTGATTGAGTGGAATGGCAGGGTGGTGGTGACGTGTAACACCGACCCGGAGTCGATTCGTATTTTGCCGGACGTCGATTTATCCACCCGCGATAAAATCAATCTGTTCCGTGTGGCGGAGCGCGATACCTTTACCTTTCCAAACGATGTGGCGGACATGATCCATGCGGAGCTGCCGTTTTTCCTGCGCTGGCTTCTCGACTGGTCGCCGCCGGATCACGTGCTGGGTGATTCGCGGTACGGCGTCCAAACGTATTGTGAAGCATCCCTTTTCGAAGCGGCGCGTCATTCGTCGAGTGCCTATTCGTTCCTTGAGGTGTTGCTGAAGTTTTTCGAGGGACAGGTTTCCGATGTCTGGACGGGTTCTGCGACCGAGCTGCTTTCCGCCATGTTGAACGATCAGGACGGTCTCGCCGGTATCGCGGCCAAGTACACCACCCGTCAGGTCGGGCGGGAATTATCCAAGCTGGCATCTCAAGGTTATCCGCTGGTTCTGGAACGGCAAAGAACCAGGCGGGTTTGGCAGATCAACATCAAACAATTATCCGAAGGAGTTCCCGATGATCAGGTACCTTTTTGA
- a CDS encoding RNA polymerase sigma factor produces the protein MTCHTCPHYEDVMRGVYSANPWRESPCAKCNLNEIAPHEVPLDEEHPPAEALSTPADGTDVSTLLPADVLTQFVTGFLSLPPEQRDVVSLRYQGLPYKEIAARQGVTTQCVEKRHRLAMRDWPVLESLFPFKVACRNYRRSRKHEQKSCQ, from the coding sequence ATGACCTGTCACACCTGTCCCCATTATGAAGATGTCATGCGCGGTGTTTACAGTGCCAACCCTTGGCGTGAGTCTCCCTGTGCGAAGTGCAATTTGAATGAGATCGCGCCACATGAAGTTCCCCTGGATGAAGAGCATCCCCCGGCGGAGGCGTTGTCTACTCCCGCTGATGGTACGGATGTGTCCACCTTGCTTCCGGCAGATGTCCTGACGCAGTTTGTTACCGGTTTTCTTTCTCTTCCCCCCGAGCAGCGCGATGTGGTTTCGTTGCGGTATCAGGGTTTGCCGTACAAGGAGATTGCCGCACGTCAGGGTGTGACGACCCAGTGCGTGGAGAAGCGTCATCGCCTTGCTATGCGCGACTGGCCGGTTTTGGAGTCGTTGTTTCCGTTTAAAGTTGCCTGTCGTAACTATCGTCGTTCCCGTAAGCATGAGCAGAAATCCTGCCAGTGA
- a CDS encoding terminase large subunit domain-containing protein, translated as MHLSKARFRVVCTGRRFGKTLCLAREVAEKGVLDPGDYGWIAPTYNVADRGREAFQHAFDPAFLHFSGRTPSRLEFTSPNGTSRVWFLSADNPENIRGYGFKGIVVDEAAVIPPDVWNYILRPTIAQTLGWAVFISTPKGRNWFYDLFTRGEDLHEPDYESFRFPSIDNPFFPPEEWEDAKRTLPADVFQQEYEAQFLEDSAGVFRNVSSCLFPQRAITREDRAGAVVIGCDVAKHTDFTVLIAMNQRTGRCFEMERFNQLDWPVQKDRILEFARKWRGRLLLDATGVGDPIYDDLARRYSNIEPFKFSAQSKVELVQRLIVAVEQQRVSWPEEWQVLTNEMQRYEYEISARGRLSYNAPSGFHDDCVMALALANHRRWETQSAGPMIPLAPKGRFSPFAKRPRSMFG; from the coding sequence ATACATCTCTCAAAGGCAAGATTCCGCGTTGTCTGCACCGGCAGGCGCTTCGGCAAAACCCTCTGTCTTGCCCGAGAAGTTGCCGAGAAGGGAGTCCTAGATCCCGGGGACTACGGATGGATCGCGCCGACCTACAACGTCGCCGACCGCGGACGCGAAGCATTTCAGCATGCGTTTGACCCCGCCTTCCTGCACTTCAGCGGACGCACCCCGTCGCGGCTTGAATTCACCAGTCCGAACGGCACGAGCCGCGTCTGGTTTCTCTCGGCCGACAACCCCGAAAACATACGCGGCTACGGCTTCAAGGGCATTGTCGTTGATGAGGCGGCGGTGATCCCGCCGGATGTGTGGAACTACATCTTGCGCCCGACCATCGCCCAGACACTGGGCTGGGCCGTGTTCATTTCGACCCCGAAGGGTCGCAACTGGTTCTACGATCTGTTCACCCGCGGCGAAGATCTGCACGAGCCGGATTATGAATCCTTCCGGTTCCCTAGCATCGACAATCCGTTTTTTCCGCCTGAGGAATGGGAGGATGCCAAACGGACGCTGCCGGCCGACGTGTTTCAGCAGGAGTACGAAGCGCAGTTCCTCGAAGACAGCGCCGGAGTCTTCCGCAATGTCTCGTCCTGTTTGTTTCCTCAGAGGGCTATTACCCGCGAAGACCGCGCGGGGGCGGTGGTCATTGGGTGCGATGTGGCCAAGCATACCGACTTTACGGTGCTCATTGCGATGAACCAGCGGACGGGTCGCTGCTTTGAGATGGAGCGTTTCAATCAACTCGATTGGCCGGTTCAAAAAGACCGCATCCTTGAGTTCGCCCGCAAATGGCGCGGGCGGCTTTTGCTCGATGCCACCGGAGTCGGCGATCCGATCTATGATGACCTGGCACGTCGCTACTCCAATATCGAACCGTTCAAGTTTTCCGCTCAGTCCAAAGTGGAACTGGTCCAGCGGCTGATCGTCGCTGTCGAACAGCAGCGGGTGAGCTGGCCCGAAGAATGGCAGGTGCTCACCAACGAAATGCAGCGCTACGAATACGAAATCTCCGCCCGCGGTCGACTAAGCTATAACGCCCCGAGCGGATTCCACGACGACTGCGTGATGGCGCTCGCGCTCGCCAACCACCGTCGCTGGGAAACCCAGTCCGCCGGACCGATGATTCCGCTTGCACCCAAAGGCCGATTCTCGCCCTTCGCCAAACGCCCCCGATCCATGTTCGGCTGA